One Mycolicibacterium fortuitum subsp. fortuitum genomic window carries:
- a CDS encoding DoxX family protein, with translation MTSHPQDPQAWQRPGYSDDSARPTGASLVDPEDDLPSENYGGDFETTAIPRYDSKTGDQSAFSLVPDPEPLPYAQSGPAPMAPFNAEPAEIERDEFVDERVRAAGRRGTQDLGLLILRVALGGLMIIHGLQKAFGWWGGPGLDGFNTSLGEMGYKNADILTYAATGGQIAAGVLLVLGLFTPIAAAGALAYLINGVLATAMAAHEQARLAEVITDGTEYRMIVVVAAAAIILTGPGRYGFDAGRGWARRPFVGSFVALVLGVAGGIAIWVFLNGGNPLG, from the coding sequence GTGACCAGCCACCCGCAGGACCCACAAGCCTGGCAACGACCGGGTTACTCGGACGATTCCGCCAGGCCGACCGGGGCCAGCCTGGTCGACCCCGAAGACGACCTGCCTTCGGAGAACTACGGCGGCGACTTCGAGACCACCGCCATTCCGCGCTACGACTCGAAAACGGGTGACCAGTCGGCATTCAGCCTGGTTCCCGACCCCGAGCCCCTTCCGTACGCGCAGTCCGGCCCCGCTCCGATGGCGCCCTTCAATGCCGAGCCTGCCGAGATCGAGCGCGACGAGTTCGTCGACGAGCGCGTCAGGGCTGCTGGTAGACGTGGCACTCAGGACCTCGGCCTGCTGATCCTGCGCGTGGCGCTGGGCGGGCTGATGATCATCCACGGCCTGCAGAAGGCCTTCGGCTGGTGGGGCGGCCCGGGGCTCGACGGTTTCAACACCTCACTGGGTGAGATGGGGTACAAGAACGCCGACATCCTGACCTATGCGGCCACCGGTGGGCAGATCGCCGCCGGTGTCCTGCTGGTCCTCGGGCTGTTCACCCCCATCGCGGCGGCCGGTGCGCTGGCGTATCTGATCAACGGGGTGCTGGCGACGGCGATGGCCGCTCACGAGCAGGCCCGCCTTGCCGAGGTCATCACCGACGGCACTGAATACCGGATGATCGTCGTCGTCGCCGCGGCCGCGATCATCCTGACCGGCCCCGGTCGCTACGGATTCGACGCCGGCCGCGGCTGGGCCCGGCGTCCGTTCGTCGGATCCTTCGTGGCCCTGGTGCTCGGTGTGGCTGGCGGCATCGCCATCTGGGTTTTCCTCAACGGCGGCAATCCGCTCGGCTGA
- the wrbA gene encoding NAD(P)H:quinone oxidoreductase produces the protein MTNSAPKVAVIYYSATGHGTHMAQRVTATAEAAGAEVRLRPVAETADPASFAHNPAWTANYEATKDLPAATGEDIVWADAVIFGSPTRFGSVASQLRAFLDSLGGLWSQGKLADKVYAGFTSSNTAHGGQESTLLTLYVTLMHWGGIIVPPGYTDPVKFVDGNPYGASLIANHDNINEFDAATYDAIDHLARRVVSVAARLAS, from the coding sequence ATGACCAACTCTGCCCCCAAGGTCGCCGTCATCTACTACTCCGCCACCGGCCACGGCACCCACATGGCCCAACGCGTCACCGCCACCGCGGAGGCTGCGGGCGCCGAGGTTCGGTTGCGGCCGGTCGCCGAGACCGCCGATCCGGCCTCCTTCGCCCACAACCCGGCTTGGACCGCCAATTATGAAGCCACCAAAGATCTTCCGGCGGCCACCGGCGAGGACATCGTGTGGGCGGATGCGGTGATCTTCGGCTCCCCTACCCGATTCGGTTCTGTCGCTTCGCAGTTGCGCGCATTTCTTGACTCGCTCGGCGGCCTGTGGTCACAGGGCAAGCTCGCCGACAAGGTGTATGCCGGGTTCACGTCGTCCAACACGGCGCACGGCGGCCAGGAGAGCACGTTGCTGACGCTGTACGTGACGCTGATGCACTGGGGCGGGATCATCGTGCCGCCGGGCTACACCGACCCGGTCAAGTTCGTCGACGGCAACCCCTACGGCGCGAGCCTGATCGCCAATCACGACAACATCAACGAGTTCGACGCGGCCACCTATGACGCGATCGACCACCTGGCCCGGCGGGTGGTCAGCGTGGCCGCCCGGCTTGCCTCGTGA
- the serA gene encoding phosphoglycerate dehydrogenase → MSLPVVLIADKLAESTVAALGDQVEVRWVDGPDREKLLAAVPEADALLVRSATTVDAEVIAAAPKLKIVARAGVGLDNVDVDAATARGVLVVNAPTSNIHSAAEHALALLLATARQIPAADATLREHTWKRSSFSGVEIFDKTVGVVGLGRIGQLVAQRLAAFGAHIVAYDPYVSQARAAQLGIELLPLDDLLARADFISVHLPKTKETAGLLGKENLAKTKPGVIIVNAARGGLIDEQALADAITSGHVRAAGLDVFATEPCTDSPLFELPQVVVTPHLGASTAEAQDRAGTDVAASVKLALAGEFVPDAVNVGGGAVGEEVAPWLDLVRKLGLLAGALSDAAPVSLSVQARGELASEDVEILRLSALRGLFSAVVDEQVTFVNAPTLAADRGVTSEISTATESPNHRSVVDVRVVHADGSAVNVAGTLSGPQLVEKIVQINGRNFDLRAEGYNLIVHYNDQPGALGKIGTLLGGANVNILAAQLSQDVDGDSAIVMLRLDTDVPEDVRSALAAAVDATTLEVVDLS, encoded by the coding sequence GTGAGTCTTCCCGTTGTTTTGATTGCCGACAAGCTCGCGGAATCGACCGTCGCCGCACTTGGTGACCAGGTAGAGGTCAGGTGGGTCGACGGTCCGGACCGCGAGAAGCTGCTCGCTGCCGTGCCGGAAGCCGACGCGCTCCTGGTGCGTTCCGCCACCACGGTGGACGCCGAGGTCATCGCCGCGGCCCCCAAACTCAAGATCGTCGCCCGCGCCGGCGTCGGCCTGGACAACGTCGACGTAGACGCCGCCACCGCCCGCGGCGTGCTCGTGGTCAACGCGCCGACCTCCAACATCCACAGCGCCGCCGAGCATGCGCTGGCCCTGCTGCTGGCCACCGCCCGGCAGATCCCCGCGGCTGATGCGACCCTGCGCGAGCACACCTGGAAGCGGTCGTCGTTCTCGGGTGTCGAAATCTTCGACAAGACCGTCGGCGTCGTCGGCCTGGGCCGCATCGGGCAGCTGGTCGCCCAGCGCCTGGCCGCCTTCGGCGCGCACATCGTGGCGTACGACCCCTATGTGTCGCAGGCCCGGGCAGCCCAGCTCGGCATCGAGTTGCTGCCGCTGGACGACCTGCTCGCGCGCGCCGACTTCATCTCGGTGCACCTGCCCAAGACCAAGGAGACCGCCGGCCTGCTCGGCAAGGAGAACCTCGCCAAGACCAAGCCGGGCGTCATCATCGTCAACGCCGCCCGCGGTGGCCTGATCGATGAGCAGGCCCTGGCCGACGCCATCACCAGCGGCCATGTGCGGGCCGCCGGCCTGGACGTGTTCGCCACCGAACCGTGCACCGACAGCCCGCTGTTCGAACTGCCGCAGGTCGTCGTGACCCCGCATCTGGGCGCCTCGACCGCCGAGGCGCAGGACCGGGCGGGCACCGACGTGGCCGCGAGCGTGAAGCTGGCCCTGGCCGGCGAATTCGTGCCGGACGCTGTGAACGTCGGCGGCGGGGCCGTCGGCGAAGAGGTGGCGCCGTGGCTGGACCTCGTGCGCAAGCTCGGCCTGCTGGCCGGTGCCCTGTCCGACGCGGCCCCCGTGTCGCTGTCGGTGCAGGCACGCGGCGAGCTGGCCAGCGAGGACGTCGAGATCCTGCGCCTGTCGGCGCTGCGTGGGTTGTTCTCCGCGGTGGTCGACGAGCAGGTCACCTTCGTCAACGCTCCGACACTGGCCGCCGACCGCGGGGTGACCTCCGAGATCAGCACCGCCACCGAGAGTCCCAACCACCGCAGCGTGGTCGACGTGCGCGTCGTGCACGCCGACGGCAGCGCGGTGAACGTCGCGGGCACCCTGAGCGGGCCGCAGCTGGTCGAGAAGATCGTCCAGATCAACGGGCGCAACTTCGATCTGCGGGCCGAGGGCTACAACCTCATCGTCCACTACAACGATCAGCCGGGCGCGCTCGGCAAGATCGGCACCTTGCTCGGCGGGGCCAACGTCAACATCCTGGCCGCGCAGCTGAGCCAGGACGTCGACGGCGACAGCGCCATCGTGATGCTGCGCCTGGACACCGACGTGCCCGAGGACGTGCGCTCCGCGCTCGCCGCCGCGGTCGACGCGACGACGCTGGAAGTGGTCGACCTGTCATGA
- a CDS encoding phytoene desaturase family protein, with protein MDVTIVGSGPNGLSAAVICARAGLSVRVIEAQPTPGGGARTLPDPEFPGVSHDICSAVHPLALASPFFAAYDLQARGVKLAVPEISYASPLVDRPAAVGYRDIERTCSELDFGESWRRLLGPLAADCDGVVGLILGDKRSMPPSLAAAARVAPRLLVQGTPLWRLLKGEDARALFSGVAAHTISMMPSLVSGGAGLMLATLGHAVGWPIPIGGSRAIPDALIADLLSHGGELILGQEVVEPPSGVVLYDTAPTALLSIYGKKLPPRYARALSRYSYGPGVAKVDFVLSGEIPWRDPRLTQAPTLHLGGSRAQMALAEAEIAAGRHAEWPMVLAALPHIADPSRIDAAGRRPLWTYVHVPNNSTRDLAETVTEIFERFAPGFRDLVVAVRSVPASQMDQHNANLVGGDIGVGGNNMASALLGPTPRFDPWTTPIPKAYLCSSAAPPGGGVHGMAGFYAARTVLKREFGIRDLPKLAP; from the coding sequence GTGGACGTCACAATCGTCGGCAGCGGCCCCAACGGCCTGTCCGCCGCGGTCATCTGCGCCCGAGCCGGATTGTCGGTACGCGTGATCGAAGCGCAGCCGACGCCGGGTGGCGGTGCCCGTACCTTGCCCGATCCGGAATTTCCCGGGGTCAGCCACGACATCTGCTCGGCGGTCCACCCGCTGGCTCTGGCGTCGCCGTTCTTCGCCGCCTACGACCTGCAGGCTCGCGGGGTGAAGCTGGCCGTCCCCGAGATCTCCTACGCCAGCCCGCTGGTCGACCGGCCCGCCGCGGTCGGCTATCGCGACATCGAGCGCACCTGCAGCGAATTGGACTTCGGTGAGTCCTGGCGACGTCTGCTCGGGCCGTTGGCCGCCGATTGCGACGGCGTGGTCGGTCTCATCCTCGGTGACAAGCGATCGATGCCGCCGTCGCTGGCCGCGGCGGCACGCGTGGCACCCCGGCTGCTGGTGCAGGGCACCCCGCTGTGGCGACTACTGAAAGGCGAGGACGCTCGTGCGCTGTTCAGTGGTGTTGCGGCACATACGATTTCAATGATGCCGTCGCTGGTGTCGGGCGGCGCCGGGTTGATGTTGGCGACACTGGGGCACGCGGTGGGATGGCCGATTCCGATCGGCGGATCGCGCGCCATTCCCGACGCGTTGATCGCCGATCTGCTCTCCCACGGCGGCGAACTGATCCTCGGGCAGGAGGTGGTCGAACCGCCGAGCGGTGTGGTGCTCTACGACACCGCTCCGACCGCCCTGCTGTCGATCTACGGCAAGAAACTGCCGCCTCGCTACGCCCGGGCGTTGAGCCGCTACTCCTACGGGCCGGGAGTCGCGAAGGTCGATTTCGTGTTGAGCGGCGAGATTCCTTGGCGCGACCCACGCCTGACGCAGGCGCCCACGCTGCATCTGGGCGGCAGCCGGGCGCAGATGGCACTGGCCGAAGCTGAGATCGCCGCGGGTCGCCATGCCGAGTGGCCCATGGTGCTGGCCGCATTGCCCCACATCGCCGACCCGTCGCGCATCGATGCCGCAGGCCGCAGGCCCCTGTGGACCTACGTCCACGTGCCGAACAATTCCACGCGGGATCTCGCCGAGACGGTAACCGAGATCTTCGAGCGGTTCGCCCCGGGCTTCCGCGATCTGGTGGTCGCCGTACGCAGCGTGCCTGCCTCGCAGATGGACCAGCACAACGCCAACCTGGTGGGTGGCGATATCGGCGTCGGTGGCAACAACATGGCCAGCGCGCTGCTGGGCCCCACGCCGCGGTTCGATCCGTGGACCACACCGATCCCCAAGGCGTATCTGTGCTCGTCGGCCGCCCCGCCCGGCGGCGGAGTCCACGGGATGGCGGGCTTCTACGCTGCGCGCACCGTGCTGAAACGCGAGTTCGGCATCAGGGATCTGCCTAAGCTGGCGCCATGA
- a CDS encoding 3-isopropylmalate dehydrogenase, with protein MKLAVIAGDGIGPEVIAEALKVLDAVLPGVDRTEYDLGARRYHATGETLPEGFVDELKGYDAILLGAIGDPSVPSGVLERGLLLNMRFALDHHVNLRPSKLFAGVSSPLAGNPEIDFVVVREGTEGPYTGTGGAIRVGTPHEVATEVSTNTRFGVERVVRYAFDKARARRKHLTLVHKNNVLAFAGSLWKRTVDEIGTEYPDVETAYQHIDAATIHMVTDPGRFDVIVTDNLFGDIITDLAAAVSGGIGLAASGNIDATGTNPSMFEPVHGSAPDIAGQGIADPTAAVMSVALLLTHIGETDAAARVDKAVGEHLATRGDAKLSTSEVGERILSLL; from the coding sequence ATGAAACTCGCCGTAATCGCCGGTGACGGTATCGGCCCCGAGGTCATCGCCGAGGCACTGAAGGTGCTCGACGCCGTCCTGCCGGGTGTGGACCGCACTGAATACGATCTGGGCGCGCGGCGGTACCACGCGACCGGGGAGACGCTGCCCGAGGGATTCGTCGACGAGCTCAAGGGCTACGACGCAATCCTGTTGGGCGCCATCGGCGATCCCTCGGTACCCAGCGGTGTGCTCGAACGCGGGTTGCTGCTCAACATGCGGTTCGCGTTGGACCACCACGTGAACCTGCGGCCGTCGAAGTTGTTCGCCGGGGTTTCCAGCCCGCTGGCGGGTAACCCCGAGATCGACTTCGTGGTGGTGCGCGAGGGTACCGAGGGTCCCTACACCGGCACCGGTGGGGCGATCCGGGTGGGCACCCCGCACGAGGTCGCCACCGAAGTGTCCACCAACACCCGGTTCGGTGTGGAGCGAGTCGTGCGTTATGCGTTCGACAAAGCCCGCGCTCGACGCAAACACCTCACCCTGGTGCACAAGAACAATGTGCTGGCGTTCGCCGGCTCCCTGTGGAAGCGCACCGTCGACGAGATCGGCACCGAATACCCGGATGTCGAGACGGCCTACCAGCACATCGACGCGGCAACCATTCACATGGTCACCGATCCCGGCCGGTTCGACGTGATCGTCACCGACAACCTGTTCGGCGACATCATCACCGACCTGGCGGCCGCGGTCTCCGGCGGTATCGGTCTGGCCGCTTCGGGCAACATCGATGCGACGGGCACCAATCCCTCGATGTTCGAACCGGTGCACGGCAGCGCACCCGACATCGCCGGGCAGGGGATCGCGGATCCCACGGCCGCGGTGATGAGCGTGGCGCTGCTGCTCACGCACATCGGCGAAACCGACGCCGCAGCGCGGGTCGACAAGGCGGTCGGTGAGCACCTGGCCACTCGGGGCGACGCGAAGCTCTCGACCAGCGAGGTCGGCGAGCGCATTCTGTCGCTGCTGTAG
- the ilvC gene encoding ketol-acid reductoisomerase, whose amino-acid sequence MAVEMFYDADADLSIIQGRKVAVIGYGSQGHAHSLSLRDSGVQVKVGLKEGSKSRVKVEEQGLEVDTPAEVAKWADVIMVLAPDTAQAEIFRNDIEPNLEDGNALFFGHGLNIHFGLIKAPANVTVGMVAPKGPGHLVRRQFVDGKGVPCLIAVDQDPKGEGQALALSYAAAIGGARAGVIKTTFKEETETDLFGEQAVLCGGTEELVKAGFEVMVEAGYAPEMAYFEVLHELKLIVDLMYEGGIARMNYSVSDTAEFGGYLSGPRVIDADTKKRMKDILTDIQDGTFVKRLVANVEGGNKELEALRKANAEHPIEVTGKKLRDLMSWVDRPITETA is encoded by the coding sequence ATGGCAGTTGAGATGTTTTACGACGCCGACGCGGACCTGTCGATCATCCAGGGTCGCAAGGTCGCCGTCATCGGCTACGGCAGCCAGGGGCACGCGCATTCGCTGTCGCTGCGCGACTCGGGCGTGCAGGTCAAGGTTGGTCTGAAAGAGGGCTCGAAGTCCCGCGTCAAGGTCGAGGAGCAGGGCCTTGAGGTCGACACCCCGGCCGAGGTGGCCAAGTGGGCCGACGTGATCATGGTGCTCGCGCCCGACACCGCGCAGGCCGAGATCTTCCGCAACGACATCGAGCCCAACCTGGAGGACGGCAACGCGCTGTTCTTCGGCCACGGCCTCAACATCCACTTCGGCCTGATCAAGGCCCCGGCCAACGTCACCGTCGGCATGGTCGCCCCCAAGGGCCCCGGCCACCTGGTGCGTCGCCAGTTCGTCGACGGCAAGGGCGTGCCCTGCCTGATCGCCGTCGACCAGGACCCCAAGGGTGAGGGCCAGGCCCTGGCGCTGTCGTACGCCGCCGCGATCGGTGGTGCCCGCGCCGGCGTCATCAAGACCACCTTCAAGGAAGAGACCGAGACCGACCTGTTCGGTGAGCAGGCCGTGCTCTGCGGTGGCACCGAAGAGCTGGTCAAGGCCGGCTTCGAGGTCATGGTCGAGGCCGGCTACGCCCCGGAGATGGCCTACTTCGAGGTGCTGCACGAGCTCAAGCTCATCGTCGACCTGATGTACGAGGGCGGCATCGCCCGCATGAACTACTCGGTGTCCGACACCGCGGAGTTCGGCGGCTACCTGTCGGGCCCCCGCGTCATCGACGCCGACACCAAGAAGCGCATGAAGGACATCCTGACCGACATCCAGGACGGCACCTTCGTCAAGCGCCTGGTCGCCAACGTCGAGGGTGGCAACAAGGAGCTCGAGGCGCTGCGCAAGGCCAACGCCGAGCACCCGATCGAGGTCACCGGCAAGAAGTTGCGCGACCTGATGAGCTGGGTCGACCGGCCGATCACCGAAACGGCCTGA
- a CDS encoding acetolactate synthase large subunit, translated as MSAPTTRPPARSGSAPANGATKAKSEGQPKRVAPQQLTGAQAVVRSLEELGVDVVFGIPGGAVLPVYDPLFDSQKLRHVLVRHEQGAGHAASGYAHATGKVGVMMATSGPGATNLITPLADAQMDSIPVVAITGQVGRSLIGTDAFQEADITGMTMPITKHNFLVRDGDDIARVMAEAFHIARSGRPGAVLVDVPKDILQGQCTFSWPPQMDLPGYKPNTKPHSRQVREAAKLIAAARKPVLYVGGGVIRGEASAELLELAELTGIPVVTTLMARGAFPDSHEQHLGMPGMHGTVAAVGALQKSDLLIALGTRFDDRVTGQLASFAPEAKVIHADIDPAEIGKNRHADVPIVGDVKAVIADLIEVLRRDGTTSAALQLDSWWEYLSGLKATYPLSYGPQSDGSLSPEYVIEKLGQIAGPEAVYVAGVGQHQMWAAQFVKYENPKTWLNSGGLGTMGFAVPAAMGAKFARPEAEVWAIDGDGCFQMTNQELATCAIEGAPIKVALINNGNLGMVRQWQTLFYEQRYSQTDLATHSRRIPDFVKLAEALGCVGLRCERAEDVEDVINQARAINDRPVVIDFVVGADAQVWPMVAAGTSNDEIMAARDIRPLFDENDAEGHA; from the coding sequence GTGAGCGCACCGACAACGCGACCGCCGGCCCGGTCCGGATCCGCGCCGGCCAACGGCGCAACCAAGGCCAAGTCAGAGGGACAGCCCAAACGGGTTGCACCCCAGCAGCTCACCGGCGCCCAGGCGGTCGTCCGGTCGCTGGAAGAACTGGGCGTCGACGTGGTCTTCGGTATCCCCGGCGGCGCCGTGCTGCCGGTCTATGACCCGCTGTTCGACTCGCAGAAGCTGCGTCACGTGCTGGTTCGCCACGAACAGGGTGCCGGCCACGCGGCCAGCGGCTACGCCCACGCCACCGGCAAGGTCGGCGTGATGATGGCGACGTCGGGGCCCGGCGCGACCAACCTGATCACCCCGCTGGCCGACGCCCAGATGGACTCCATCCCCGTCGTGGCCATCACCGGGCAGGTCGGGCGCAGCCTCATCGGCACCGATGCCTTCCAGGAAGCCGACATCACCGGCATGACCATGCCGATCACCAAGCACAACTTCCTGGTGCGCGACGGCGACGACATCGCCCGGGTGATGGCCGAGGCCTTCCACATCGCACGCTCGGGTCGGCCGGGCGCGGTGCTCGTCGATGTCCCCAAGGACATCCTGCAGGGCCAGTGCACCTTCTCGTGGCCGCCGCAGATGGACCTGCCCGGCTACAAGCCGAACACCAAGCCCCACAGCCGGCAGGTGCGCGAGGCCGCCAAGCTGATCGCGGCGGCGCGCAAGCCGGTGCTCTACGTCGGCGGCGGTGTCATCCGCGGTGAGGCGAGTGCCGAACTGCTCGAGCTGGCCGAGCTGACGGGCATCCCCGTCGTCACCACGCTCATGGCCCGCGGTGCGTTCCCGGACAGTCACGAACAGCACCTGGGGATGCCGGGTATGCACGGCACCGTGGCCGCGGTGGGCGCCCTGCAGAAGAGCGACCTGCTGATCGCCCTGGGCACCCGGTTCGACGACCGCGTCACCGGCCAGCTGGCCTCGTTCGCCCCCGAGGCGAAGGTGATCCACGCCGACATCGACCCGGCCGAGATCGGCAAGAACCGGCATGCCGACGTGCCGATCGTGGGCGACGTGAAGGCCGTCATCGCCGACCTGATCGAGGTGCTGCGCCGCGACGGGACCACCAGTGCCGCACTGCAATTGGACAGCTGGTGGGAGTACCTGTCCGGGCTGAAGGCAACCTACCCGCTGAGCTACGGCCCGCAGAGCGACGGCAGTCTGAGCCCTGAGTACGTCATCGAGAAGCTCGGCCAGATCGCCGGACCCGAGGCGGTTTATGTCGCCGGGGTCGGCCAGCACCAGATGTGGGCCGCGCAGTTCGTCAAGTACGAGAACCCGAAGACATGGCTGAACTCCGGCGGTCTGGGCACCATGGGCTTCGCGGTGCCGGCGGCCATGGGCGCCAAGTTCGCCCGGCCGGAGGCCGAGGTGTGGGCCATCGACGGCGACGGCTGCTTCCAGATGACCAACCAGGAGCTGGCCACCTGCGCCATCGAAGGTGCGCCGATCAAAGTGGCGCTGATCAACAACGGCAACCTGGGCATGGTGCGGCAGTGGCAGACGCTGTTCTACGAACAGCGCTACAGCCAGACCGATCTGGCCACGCACTCCCGCCGGATCCCGGACTTCGTCAAGCTGGCCGAGGCGCTGGGCTGCGTCGGGCTGCGCTGCGAGCGGGCCGAGGATGTCGAAGACGTCATCAACCAGGCGCGGGCCATCAACGACCGGCCGGTGGTCATCGACTTCGTCGTCGGGGCCGACGCGCAGGTGTGGCCGATGGTGGCCGCCGGTACCAGCAACGACGAGATCATGGCGGCCCGCGATATCCGGCCGCTGTTCGACGAGAACGACGCAGAGGGGCACGCCTGA
- a CDS encoding dihydrofolate reductase family protein — translation MGLIDIEIFATLDLVAQAPGGPDEDPEGFSFGGWQAPLIDEVSGAQVGAAYEGTDALLLGRRTYDIFAAYWPNQNDEFGTLFNSIPKYVASRGTPELSWAGSTQLGSDLAGAVREIRDRHEKVKVVGSLNLVQTLLREKLFDRIDLWVHPIMLGAGKKVFDGGAVPTNVSLLQSPVASPNGIVYLQYGLAEGIPGTGDMSAA, via the coding sequence ATGGGACTCATCGACATCGAAATCTTCGCCACCCTCGATCTCGTCGCGCAGGCGCCGGGAGGCCCTGACGAGGACCCCGAAGGATTCTCGTTCGGCGGCTGGCAGGCGCCGCTGATCGACGAAGTCTCGGGCGCGCAGGTCGGTGCGGCATACGAAGGCACCGACGCACTGTTGCTCGGACGGCGCACCTATGACATCTTCGCCGCATACTGGCCGAACCAGAACGACGAGTTCGGCACGCTGTTCAACAGCATTCCGAAGTACGTGGCCTCCCGCGGCACCCCTGAACTGTCGTGGGCCGGTTCGACACAGCTGGGTTCTGACCTGGCCGGTGCGGTGCGGGAAATCCGTGACCGGCACGAGAAGGTGAAGGTCGTGGGGAGCCTGAATCTGGTTCAGACGCTCTTGCGGGAGAAGCTCTTCGACCGGATCGACCTCTGGGTGCACCCGATCATGCTCGGCGCCGGGAAGAAGGTGTTCGACGGTGGCGCGGTGCCCACGAACGTCAGCCTTTTGCAGTCGCCGGTGGCCAGCCCGAACGGCATTGTGTATCTGCAATACGGACTCGCCGAGGGAATCCCGGGGACAGGTGACATGAGCGCGGCCTGA
- the ilvN gene encoding acetolactate synthase small subunit, with amino-acid sequence MSNTTPTHTLSVLVEDKPGVLARVASLFSRRGYNIQSLAVGATEQKHMSRMTIVVSVEESPLEQITKQLNKLINVIKIVEQEDDHSVSRELALIKVRADASNRGQVIEAVNLFRAKVVDVSTESLTVEATGTPEKLEALLRVLEPYGIREIAQSGMVSVSRGPRGISAVK; translated from the coding sequence ATGAGCAACACCACCCCCACCCACACCCTGTCGGTGCTGGTCGAGGACAAACCCGGCGTGCTCGCCCGGGTGGCCTCGCTGTTCTCCCGTCGCGGCTACAACATCCAGTCCCTGGCTGTCGGCGCCACCGAGCAGAAGCACATGTCGCGGATGACGATCGTGGTCAGCGTCGAGGAATCGCCGCTGGAGCAGATCACCAAGCAGCTCAACAAGCTGATCAACGTGATCAAGATCGTCGAGCAGGAGGACGACCACTCGGTGTCCCGCGAGCTCGCGCTGATCAAGGTGCGGGCCGACGCATCCAACCGCGGCCAGGTCATCGAAGCGGTGAACCTGTTCCGCGCCAAGGTCGTTGACGTTTCTACCGAGTCCTTGACGGTGGAGGCGACCGGCACCCCGGAGAAGCTGGAGGCCCTGCTGCGGGTCTTGGAGCCCTACGGTATCCGCGAGATCGCACAGTCCGGCATGGTGTCGGTCTCACGCGGTCCCCGTGGTATCAGCGCAGTGAAGTAA
- a CDS encoding PH domain-containing protein — protein sequence MAHLAVGFLTLGLLTLVLSNPTVFSVLLVIPIVLSAAIIRYRTIADAQTVTARSLTRSRTVAWGDIKGLRFDRSSWAIADLTDGTDLRLPAVTFATLPLLTEVSGGRVPNPYA from the coding sequence ATGGCGCACCTGGCAGTCGGCTTCCTGACGCTGGGCCTGCTGACCCTGGTGCTGAGCAATCCCACTGTTTTCTCGGTGCTGCTCGTGATCCCGATTGTCTTGTCCGCAGCCATCATCCGATACCGCACGATTGCCGACGCCCAGACCGTCACAGCGCGGTCGCTGACCCGCAGCCGCACCGTGGCCTGGGGCGATATCAAGGGGCTTCGGTTCGATCGGTCGTCTTGGGCGATCGCAGATCTGACCGATGGCACCGACCTGCGTCTGCCCGCCGTGACGTTCGCAACACTGCCGTTGCTCACCGAGGTGAGCGGCGGTCGCGTACCGAATCCGTACGCCTGA